In the genome of Acanthopagrus latus isolate v.2019 chromosome 17, fAcaLat1.1, whole genome shotgun sequence, the window CATGGCTTTCAAAATATGTGAACCCATCTTCATGCATCATTTGTGGTGTCAGCTGCTCtcaaaataaagtgtaaatGTGAAGGCTGTAAAACTGGAATTCCTTATTGGGTCACAGAATTTGGTGCAACACCGAGTTACACAACATATTCTGTGTTTAATTCATATGTGTCCTAATTGTAGCATGAGGTCGGTTTAACATAGatagttataataataatgatgatgataatgatgggTGAAGGTGAGAGGCTGTCTGCGGCGGATTCAACATGGCTtcaccattttgttttgagGAGAAAACgcgcttttgtttgttttgcccggacagacagcagcagacagttgGGACTTATGTAATGTCCATTTGAAGGGAACGGTCCACAGCCGCGACGTGTTCAGGGGGAGACGGAAATCACATCACCGGCACAGACACATTAAAGTGCGCTTGTAAATCAGCTGTTGCTTTTTAAAGTTGTCTATGATTCCGACACgttataaaatgtgattttaatgcTCAGCCGAGCGAGTCACGTGTCACTGTGCTAGTTATTTTGATTGAAAGAACACCCCTCCCTCTTGCAGGGAATATGGTACGGTCCACGACGCGTCACCCATTGTTTACAAATCAACTGAGCTTGTTGGTCAGTGCCGAGCGGCGTGCAGAGAGCGAGCAGCGGCCCGGCGGCTCTCATCCACACCGACAACAACACACCGACAAACACCCTCCAGAACCGAGACGCAGCAACCCGCCACGATGCCGTGTCGGAAGGAGAACTACATCTTTCTGGAGCAGTCCGTCACCGTCGACTCCAAAGAGGTGGACGCGCTGGTGACGAGAATCGGCGAGGCGCTGCAGCTCCACAACAACAACGGCGGCCACCAAAAGACTGTGTCCGTGTCCATGTCGTGTCTGCACGGGCTCACCGGCGGCACTACCGGCGGCGTCAAACCGGCGGCCATCATCGGCGGCAGCGCGACGGCTCCGGCGCAGAGACGCAACGGCTGCTGCATGCGGCTCCGGAACCGGGGACACCGGGGGAGCAGCAGGGCAAGCCCGTATAACATCCCCGGGTCTAACGGTGAGCAGGACTGGGACCAAATCAAACCGTGGAACAAAAAGCGGATCACCGTGGAGGAGGACGATCCGCACCGGTTGCTCCAAGAGCTAATATTATCGGGGAACCTGATTAAAGAGGCCGTGAGGAGGCTGCAGTTCTCCGCCGCAGACTGTGGAGATTTCCCCAAGGCGGCGGACAATGTGCCGTGCTGATACCGTGACGGCCGGACCGGGGACCGGGTCTCCCTCCCGGGTGGACACAGACACGGagactgtccacacacacaggactgttTAGAGCTAATTTTCACAGGACTGGTAGCTACGTTTTTCTAATTTCATCGATTATCCTGTAACGGTTGTTACGCTACGTTGGCTAGCAGttagcctagctagctagctagctagctggctcGCTAGCCGCCCGGCTAATGAGCCgtgttgtttatgtttgaatgTCGCCGTGTGGGTCAGACGGTCCGGTCCGGGTGCAGTGGAGCTCTGACGCCACCAGGAGCTCACCTGACCGCCATTTTCATGAgacagaaaggaggagaagCGTTGACCTGATTTAAAGGCTGGTGTTGTTGTGAGACGTGTTTCAGTGAAAGTCCCGAACAAAAGgttttctcctcctccgcctgATGGAGGGTGAGTCACGGTGAGAGGTGGCAGGAAGTCCCGGCTCATCCATTTCTTATTTACCACTGCATCCCGGGACTGTTCACgtgggggggggcggggagGGGGAGCAGGCCGATaataagggggggggggggggctggatGTCTATTTTGTTTACAATCTAAGCTGGGTGTTAAAAGCTGctgcacagggaggaggagggaggaggtgctCCTCCATGTTGttcactgtgttgtcctttagcTCACTTCACCAGTGTGCCCTACAGATTGGTGGAATGAGCCTTTAGTTACACTGGTTTATGCTCATGAAGCTGATTATTTCCCCTCAGAGGTTCATGTTTGACCCCCGGGGTGTGAAAGGGCGACACTCTGCAcctcctgtcagcagcagcagctccacttttctcctcttatatagtttttttgtttttgatgaagGGGATCATGGACATCCAGCACGTGGAACCGAGTCGTGGGGGGGTCATGGGAACGCAGAGGAACCCGCCCTGTTCCCACAGCGCTCTGCTGATGtgtagctgttttgtttgtaacGTTTGGGGAGAAAAGGTCGGC includes:
- the LOC119006042 gene encoding glycogen synthase kinase binding protein — its product is MPCRKENYIFLEQSVTVDSKEVDALVTRIGEALQLHNNNGGHQKTVSVSMSCLHGLTGGTTGGVKPAAIIGGSATAPAQRRNGCCMRLRNRGHRGSSRASPYNIPGSNGEQDWDQIKPWNKKRITVEEDDPHRLLQELILSGNLIKEAVRRLQFSAADCGDFPKAADNVPC